The Lentzea guizhouensis genome contains a region encoding:
- a CDS encoding helix-turn-helix transcriptional regulator has product MSDAARLLRLLSLLQTPREWPGSELATRLNVTPRTVRRDIDRLRDLGYPVEATLGVLGGYRLVAGKAMPPLLLDDEEAVAITLGLHTAARQPVSGIADASLRALAKLQQVLPPRLSRRVSTLTSSTSASAASTASLVDPAQLTVVAAATHAYERLRFSYVSNEGVVSRRHVEPTRLVALDRRWYLLAHDLDREDWRIFRLDRVSSALATGARFAPREAPGGDAVAYVTQKMYDSAPTYRAHATLRLPVEVARARLADFAGDLTALNAASCRWESGEDTVEYLAFRLTLLACDFTVHGPEPLVDHLRTVAMRISHSIDAGSWTET; this is encoded by the coding sequence ATGAGCGACGCCGCCCGCCTCCTCCGCCTGCTCTCCCTGCTCCAAACCCCACGCGAATGGCCGGGCAGCGAACTCGCCACCCGCCTGAACGTCACCCCGCGCACCGTCCGCCGCGACATCGACCGCCTCCGCGACCTCGGCTACCCCGTCGAAGCCACCCTGGGCGTGTTGGGCGGCTACCGCCTGGTCGCCGGCAAGGCCATGCCCCCACTCCTGCTCGACGACGAAGAGGCCGTCGCCATCACCCTCGGCCTGCACACCGCCGCCCGCCAACCGGTCTCCGGCATCGCCGACGCCTCCCTCCGCGCCCTCGCCAAACTCCAGCAGGTCCTCCCTCCCCGCCTGTCGCGCCGCGTGTCGACCCTGACCTCTTCCACCTCTGCCTCTGCCGCCTCGACCGCATCTCTGGTCGACCCCGCGCAGCTGACCGTGGTCGCCGCTGCCACCCATGCGTATGAGCGCCTGCGTTTCTCGTACGTGTCCAACGAGGGCGTTGTCTCTCGACGGCACGTCGAACCGACCCGGTTGGTCGCTCTGGACCGGCGCTGGTACCTGCTGGCCCATGACCTGGACCGGGAGGACTGGCGCATCTTCCGTCTGGACCGCGTCTCTTCGGCGTTGGCGACCGGTGCCCGTTTCGCACCGCGCGAGGCTCCCGGCGGCGATGCGGTCGCGTACGTGACGCAGAAGATGTACGACTCCGCACCGACCTACCGCGCCCACGCGACGCTGCGGCTGCCGGTGGAGGTGGCGCGGGCTCGACTCGCTGACTTCGCCGGTGACCTCACGGCTTTGAACGCGGCGTCCTGCCGGTGGGAGAGCGGCGAGGACACCGTCGAGTACCTGGCGTTCCGGTTGACCCTGCTGGCCTGCGACTTCACGGTGCACGGCCCCGAACCGCTCGTAGACCACCTGCGCACGGTGGCCATGCGCATCTCTCACTCGATAGACGCCGGTTCATGGACAGAAACATGA
- a CDS encoding SAM-dependent methyltransferase, with amino-acid sequence MAEPFSWVPAGINTDVPSAARVYDFLLGGGHNFASDRVVGEKVLGVLRDGRAIASSNRSFMRRAVLLMMQRGITQFLDLGSGIPTVGNVHEIVQQENPDARVVYVDHDEVAVSHSQLILEDNPNAGVVQADMCSPQDVLSDPVVKDLIDLSQPVGLLMVAVLHFVSDEKGPADVVARYRDAVPAGSLVALSHLTADFKPHEMGAVVDAMKHSRDPMYFRSHAEFLTMFEGMEVLDPGVVAAPHWHPELGPAGEGGPEDVYVGVARKA; translated from the coding sequence ATGGCCGAGCCGTTCTCGTGGGTGCCCGCAGGAATCAACACGGACGTGCCCAGCGCGGCACGCGTCTACGACTTCCTGCTGGGAGGTGGCCACAACTTCGCCTCCGACCGCGTGGTGGGCGAGAAGGTGCTCGGCGTGCTGCGCGACGGCCGCGCCATCGCGTCGTCGAACCGCTCGTTCATGCGCCGCGCCGTGCTCCTGATGATGCAGCGGGGCATCACCCAGTTCCTCGACCTCGGCTCCGGCATCCCCACCGTCGGCAACGTGCACGAGATCGTGCAGCAGGAGAACCCCGACGCCCGCGTGGTCTACGTCGACCACGACGAGGTCGCCGTCTCGCACAGCCAGCTCATCCTCGAGGACAACCCGAACGCGGGCGTCGTCCAGGCCGACATGTGCAGCCCCCAGGACGTGCTCTCGGACCCGGTCGTCAAGGACCTGATCGACCTCTCCCAGCCCGTCGGCCTGCTCATGGTCGCCGTGCTGCACTTCGTCTCCGACGAGAAGGGCCCGGCCGACGTCGTCGCCCGCTACCGCGACGCCGTGCCCGCCGGCAGCCTCGTCGCGTTGTCCCACCTCACCGCCGACTTCAAGCCGCACGAGATGGGCGCGGTCGTCGACGCCATGAAGCACAGCCGCGACCCCATGTACTTCCGCTCGCACGCCGAGTTCCTCACCATGTTCGAGGGCATGGAGGTCCTCGATCCGGGCGTCGTCGCGGCACCGCACTGGCACCCCGAGCTCGGCCCGGCAGGAGAGGGCGGTCCCGAGGACGTCTACGTGGGAGTCGCCCGCAAGGCCTGA
- a CDS encoding MAB_1171c family putative transporter yields the protein MAIFDLIYLSCGLIGLGLLAYKIRALHSNWGSPRVVALISTVFFSAFAVFFAAPANITWINWVTGVPNFAALLVYALVVGFAGSSFALVLYWRYPPVQAWHRVRLILISYGSVIAAMVVLFFKSEVGDERQIDFDTFYATQPTVAVFLFIYLVSTVVGCGGQAYHCWQGARDEAISARPWLARGLLWYCFAGLFPVAFAVIKLFVLLMDWAGERSFDVLSLTAPLMASLSIIPLVIAMALPVFGPRRPSPRLWLRRWRTYFLLRPLHRSLAHVNPHIVLIAPGKFLNPHHRVRRQIIELNDWRWALTPYYDLSVGESAASLARQAALPKDELTAVVEAAQLRAAGTTEARRRPPQRRPAAEIVDGTDLATEHERWVRISRAFNSPIVDAVVAVRGHAARGTD from the coding sequence GTGGCGATCTTTGACCTGATCTACCTGTCCTGCGGTCTGATCGGTCTCGGGCTGCTCGCGTACAAGATCCGGGCGCTGCACTCGAACTGGGGCAGCCCGCGGGTCGTCGCGCTGATCTCGACGGTGTTCTTCTCCGCGTTCGCCGTGTTCTTCGCCGCGCCCGCGAACATCACCTGGATCAACTGGGTGACCGGCGTGCCGAACTTCGCCGCACTGCTGGTCTACGCGCTCGTGGTGGGTTTCGCGGGCTCGTCGTTCGCGCTGGTGCTGTACTGGCGCTACCCGCCGGTCCAGGCGTGGCACCGGGTCCGGCTGATCCTGATCAGCTACGGCTCGGTCATCGCGGCGATGGTCGTGCTGTTCTTCAAGTCCGAGGTCGGGGACGAGCGGCAGATCGACTTCGACACGTTCTACGCCACCCAGCCGACGGTGGCGGTGTTCCTGTTCATCTACCTGGTGTCGACGGTGGTCGGCTGCGGTGGCCAGGCGTACCACTGCTGGCAGGGTGCGCGCGACGAGGCGATCTCAGCGCGGCCGTGGCTGGCGCGCGGGCTGCTCTGGTACTGCTTCGCCGGGCTGTTCCCGGTGGCGTTCGCGGTCATCAAGCTGTTCGTGCTGCTGATGGACTGGGCGGGTGAGCGCAGCTTCGACGTGCTGAGCCTGACCGCGCCGCTGATGGCGTCGCTGAGCATCATCCCGCTGGTGATCGCGATGGCGCTGCCGGTGTTCGGGCCGCGCCGCCCGTCGCCGCGGCTGTGGCTGCGCCGGTGGCGGACGTACTTCCTGCTGCGGCCGCTGCACCGGTCGCTGGCGCACGTGAACCCGCACATCGTGCTGATCGCGCCGGGCAAGTTCCTCAACCCGCACCACCGGGTGCGCAGGCAGATCATCGAGCTGAACGACTGGCGCTGGGCGTTGACGCCGTACTACGACCTCTCCGTCGGCGAGTCGGCCGCCTCCCTGGCCCGCCAGGCGGCGCTGCCCAAGGACGAGCTGACCGCCGTGGTCGAGGCGGCTCAGCTGCGCGCCGCGGGCACGACCGAGGCGCGCCGCCGGCCACCTCAGCGCCGACCGGCCGCCGAGATCGTCGACGGCACGGACCTCGCGACCGAACACGAACGATGGGTGCGCATCTCCCGCGCGTTCAACTCGCCCATCGTCGACGCCGTCGTGGCCGTCCGCGGGCACGCAGCAAGGGGAACTGACTAG
- a CDS encoding toll/interleukin-1 receptor domain-containing protein: MPLDISPKVFLSFAAKDRPQADSLQSDLDSRNVTTFLNELTDTPVDPAIASSDYYVLLWSSHTPSREWATPHWTADFAAELTRRRAFLFIVRLDEEPLPLLAPRKHFDHVDAAERLVTTWRADRKSALPVFPQPRPPVPDGPTVAVPVRSHDLGITHVVMAPLHLTGESLHGAVHHALQLPEQQVGFDGSISMRFSYQLLHQGKPIERDESTVDLTAVDLGIKVEWLGPEDALDVDQQRLLLIAAFRHLLP; encoded by the coding sequence GTGCCCCTGGACATCAGCCCGAAGGTCTTCCTCTCATTCGCCGCCAAAGACCGCCCCCAAGCCGACTCCCTGCAGTCCGACCTGGATTCCCGCAACGTCACCACGTTCCTGAACGAGCTGACCGACACCCCGGTCGACCCCGCCATCGCCTCCTCCGACTACTACGTCCTGCTGTGGTCCTCCCACACGCCCTCGCGTGAGTGGGCCACCCCGCACTGGACCGCGGACTTCGCCGCGGAGCTGACCCGCCGCCGCGCGTTCCTGTTCATCGTGCGGCTGGACGAGGAGCCGCTGCCGTTGCTGGCTCCGCGCAAGCACTTCGACCACGTGGACGCGGCCGAGCGGCTCGTCACCACGTGGCGGGCGGACCGGAAGTCGGCGCTGCCGGTGTTCCCGCAGCCGCGACCTCCCGTGCCGGACGGGCCCACGGTCGCGGTGCCGGTGCGCAGCCACGACCTCGGGATCACGCACGTGGTGATGGCGCCGCTGCACCTGACCGGCGAGTCCCTCCACGGAGCGGTTCACCACGCACTTCAGCTGCCGGAGCAGCAGGTCGGGTTCGACGGCTCCATCAGCATGCGCTTCTCCTACCAGCTGTTGCACCAGGGCAAGCCGATCGAACGCGATGAGTCCACTGTGGACCTGACGGCGGTCGACCTCGGCATCAAGGTCGAGTGGCTTGGCCCGGAGGACGCGCTGGACGTCGACCAGCAACGGCTGCTGCTGATCGCCGCCTTCCGCCACCTGCTCCCGTGA
- a CDS encoding VOC family protein: protein MNVVPEGYHTVTPWMITRGHTADLIEFIKVVFDATELGRVGEAGAIGHAEVRIGDSVVMLFDRPDRPDNPDWPATPAFLRLYVADDQEVLKRAVENGGTVVTRPTELFWGDRVSRFADPFGNLWWVHQRVAEPTEEEMNARMADPAFIEGMEYVQSAEFTPSR from the coding sequence ATGAACGTTGTGCCGGAGGGCTATCACACTGTTACGCCGTGGATGATCACGCGGGGACACACGGCCGATCTGATCGAGTTCATCAAGGTGGTGTTCGACGCGACGGAACTCGGACGCGTGGGGGAGGCGGGGGCGATCGGGCACGCGGAGGTGCGGATCGGTGACTCCGTGGTCATGTTGTTCGACAGGCCGGACAGGCCGGACAACCCGGACTGGCCGGCGACACCGGCGTTCCTCAGGCTCTACGTGGCCGACGACCAGGAGGTCCTGAAAAGGGCCGTGGAGAACGGAGGCACCGTGGTCACCCGGCCGACCGAGTTGTTCTGGGGTGACCGGGTGAGCAGGTTCGCCGACCCGTTCGGGAACCTGTGGTGGGTGCACCAGCGGGTGGCGGAGCCGACGGAGGAGGAGATGAACGCCAGGATGGCGGACCCGGCGTTCATCGAGGGCATGGAGTACGTGCAGAGCGCGGAGTTCACACCGAGCCGGTGA
- a CDS encoding FAD-dependent oxidoreductase — protein MAPTHAVVLGGGLAGMLAATVLIRHFDEVTVVERDKLPDGPEPRTGVPQARHAHLLMSGGARAIEELLPGTLDELFAAGAHRVGVPNALVSLSAQGWVPRFPEMQYIVSCSRSLLDWVVRSRALRDNKISVLTGTEPVSLLGDQQAVTGVLVEDRISGEQISLEANLVLDATGRASKLTRWLADFGLPEVPQETVDSGLAYATRVFRAPAPAATNFPIVNVQANPRDPHPGCTATLLPIEGGRWLVTLSGTRGGEPTTDESQFVSFARSVRNPVVAELIADAEPLTPVYGAHGTANRRLYYERLKTWPTGLLALGDSVATYNPVYGHGMSIAAQSALALDAALRAGSGAQQIQRDIAKVVDGAWSMATNQDILYPDAIGKPLPLAGRVLQRYVDRLVRTATTESLVTRAFIDAFTLSGPMTKLLSPKVFLATLRGPRSAPPAPTLTTDERSRVTGSV, from the coding sequence ATGGCACCGACACACGCCGTTGTCCTCGGCGGAGGCCTGGCCGGCATGCTCGCCGCGACCGTCCTCATCAGACACTTCGACGAGGTCACCGTCGTCGAGCGGGACAAGCTGCCCGACGGCCCGGAGCCGCGCACCGGCGTTCCGCAGGCCCGGCACGCGCACCTGCTGATGTCCGGCGGCGCGCGGGCGATCGAGGAGCTGCTGCCGGGCACGCTGGACGAGCTCTTCGCCGCCGGCGCCCACCGCGTCGGGGTGCCGAACGCGCTGGTGTCGCTGAGCGCGCAGGGCTGGGTGCCGCGGTTCCCCGAGATGCAGTACATCGTCTCGTGCAGCCGCAGCCTGCTCGACTGGGTCGTGCGCAGCCGGGCGTTGCGCGACAACAAGATCTCGGTGCTGACCGGCACGGAGCCGGTGTCGTTGCTCGGCGACCAGCAGGCCGTCACCGGTGTGCTCGTCGAGGACCGCATCTCCGGCGAGCAGATCTCGCTGGAGGCGAACCTCGTCCTCGACGCCACCGGCCGCGCCTCGAAGCTCACGAGGTGGCTGGCGGACTTCGGCCTGCCCGAGGTGCCGCAGGAGACGGTCGACTCCGGCCTCGCCTACGCCACCCGCGTCTTCCGCGCCCCCGCCCCGGCCGCGACGAACTTCCCGATCGTCAACGTCCAGGCCAACCCCCGCGACCCGCACCCCGGCTGCACCGCCACCCTGCTGCCGATCGAGGGCGGCCGCTGGCTCGTCACCCTCTCCGGCACCCGCGGCGGCGAACCGACCACCGACGAGTCGCAGTTCGTCTCGTTCGCCCGCTCGGTCCGCAACCCGGTCGTCGCCGAACTGATCGCCGACGCCGAGCCGCTGACCCCGGTCTACGGCGCCCACGGCACCGCGAACCGCCGCCTGTACTACGAACGCCTGAAGACCTGGCCCACCGGCCTGCTCGCACTCGGCGACTCGGTGGCCACCTACAACCCGGTCTACGGCCACGGCATGTCGATCGCGGCCCAGAGCGCACTGGCGCTGGACGCCGCACTCCGCGCGGGTTCCGGAGCCCAGCAGATCCAGCGCGACATCGCGAAGGTGGTCGACGGCGCCTGGTCCATGGCCACCAACCAGGACATCCTGTACCCGGACGCCATCGGCAAACCGCTGCCGCTGGCGGGCCGCGTCCTGCAGCGCTACGTCGACCGCCTGGTCCGCACCGCGACCACCGAGTCCTTGGTGACCCGCGCGTTCATCGACGCCTTCACCCTCTCCGGCCCGATGACGAAGCTGTTGAGCCCCAAGGTCTTCCTGGCCACGCTGCGCGGCCCGCGCAGCGCACCCCCGGCCCCGACCCTCACCACCGACGAACGGTCCCGCGTCACCGGCTCGGTGTGA
- a CDS encoding LCP family protein, with product MTDQEQLIRQAIAYEAAEAVDSRVVLASVRKEQRKPGGRVFGVIGLTVAAAAAAVIVPVAVNRTTAEPANLQDRPQYVLLTLTQAQDGSTGQPRVALLTRVEVDGAVSAVEIPPFFLQRPRIAQVIEPPYDFDFVEENTGVRPDHYVDVNWDGLGRLAEVVGGIEVCVKQPDEKVQYLTPTTTLLPPGRHTITGEQVMKFATTGVVVKDAAPYHARFRALLTGFAAKLTRANATALVKEATRSVTVDEGFDLVTFARRFKGAVPVRTTQIPFARPTWSNGSHNIREVRTFITQFFSGESPADAHAAPEPGDDGCVY from the coding sequence GTGACCGACCAGGAACAGCTCATCCGCCAAGCCATCGCCTACGAGGCCGCCGAGGCCGTGGACTCCCGCGTGGTGCTGGCCTCGGTGCGCAAGGAACAACGCAAGCCCGGCGGAAGGGTCTTCGGCGTCATCGGGCTGACCGTGGCAGCGGCCGCCGCGGCGGTGATCGTGCCGGTCGCGGTCAACCGCACGACGGCGGAGCCCGCGAACCTCCAGGACCGCCCGCAGTACGTCCTGCTGACCCTCACCCAGGCACAAGACGGGTCGACGGGCCAGCCGAGGGTGGCCCTCCTGACGCGAGTCGAGGTGGACGGTGCCGTCTCCGCGGTCGAGATACCGCCCTTCTTCCTCCAACGCCCGCGCATCGCCCAGGTGATCGAGCCGCCGTACGACTTCGACTTCGTGGAGGAGAACACCGGCGTGCGGCCGGACCACTACGTCGACGTCAACTGGGACGGACTCGGCCGGCTCGCCGAGGTCGTGGGCGGCATCGAGGTGTGCGTCAAACAGCCGGACGAGAAGGTGCAGTACCTGACCCCCACCACCACCCTCCTGCCGCCAGGGCGGCACACCATCACCGGCGAGCAGGTCATGAAGTTCGCCACGACGGGGGTCGTCGTCAAGGACGCCGCGCCCTACCACGCACGCTTCCGCGCACTCCTCACCGGTTTCGCGGCCAAGTTGACCAGGGCGAACGCGACCGCACTCGTCAAGGAGGCCACCAGGTCGGTCACGGTCGACGAGGGCTTCGACCTGGTCACGTTCGCCCGCCGGTTCAAGGGCGCCGTGCCGGTCCGCACGACACAGATCCCGTTCGCCCGGCCGACGTGGTCGAACGGCAGCCACAACATCCGTGAGGTGCGCACGTTCATCACGCAGTTCTTCTCAGGCGAATCGCCGGCCGACGCGCACGCCGCTCCCGAACCTGGGGACGACGGGTGCGTGTACTGA
- a CDS encoding SigE family RNA polymerase sigma factor, whose product MGDGFDQFVADRIDRLLAYATAVTCDKHLAQDIVQDVLLRAARKWDRIGAMDAPYLYVKRMVTNEYLSWRRLKASKTIALERAELAQRTPPVADPADAHAERDAMRARIAVLPRKQRAALVLRYYEDCTDAQIAQVLGCTESTVRSQLSRALQTLRTNELTRVGVSQ is encoded by the coding sequence GTGGGGGACGGTTTCGACCAGTTCGTCGCCGATCGGATAGATCGGTTGCTGGCGTATGCGACGGCGGTGACCTGCGACAAGCACCTGGCGCAGGACATCGTGCAGGACGTGCTGCTGCGCGCGGCGCGCAAGTGGGACCGCATCGGCGCGATGGACGCGCCGTATCTCTACGTCAAGCGCATGGTGACCAACGAGTACCTGTCGTGGCGCAGGCTCAAGGCGTCCAAGACCATCGCGTTGGAACGCGCCGAGCTCGCCCAGCGCACACCGCCCGTGGCCGACCCGGCAGACGCGCACGCCGAACGCGACGCCATGCGCGCGCGGATCGCTGTACTGCCGCGCAAGCAACGCGCGGCACTAGTACTCCGCTATTACGAGGACTGCACCGACGCGCAGATCGCACAAGTGCTCGGCTGTACAGAGTCGACCGTGCGCAGCCAACTCTCTCGCGCACTCCAGACATTGCGCACCAACGAACTGACCCGTGTGGGGGTGTCCCAGTGA
- a CDS encoding DsbA family protein, producing MSEPGVRLYPVVKLVYVFDAYCGWSHAFSGTLRAVTERHPDLPVEVVSGGLFTGSRRVPIREFGFIKDANVQVTARTGARFGEAFNELLDEGEFVMDSEAAARGVAALREAAPGRAAELAIAVQQAFFHDGQSLNDPETYRRIATGFGLDADAVVAAFHSAQPEVDFATAARFGVNGFPTLIAVKDDKAYALARGHASADEVEQRLASLS from the coding sequence ATGTCTGAGCCCGGCGTGCGCTTGTACCCGGTCGTGAAGCTCGTCTACGTCTTCGACGCCTACTGCGGCTGGTCGCACGCCTTCTCCGGCACCCTGCGCGCCGTCACCGAACGCCACCCCGACCTGCCCGTCGAAGTCGTCTCCGGTGGCCTGTTCACCGGGTCGCGCCGCGTGCCGATCAGGGAGTTCGGGTTCATCAAGGACGCCAACGTGCAGGTCACCGCGCGCACCGGCGCCCGGTTCGGCGAGGCGTTCAACGAGCTGCTCGACGAGGGCGAGTTCGTGATGGACTCCGAGGCCGCCGCGCGAGGCGTCGCCGCGTTGCGCGAGGCGGCCCCCGGCCGCGCGGCCGAGCTGGCGATCGCCGTGCAGCAGGCGTTCTTCCACGACGGGCAGAGCCTGAACGACCCCGAGACCTACCGCCGGATCGCGACCGGCTTCGGCCTTGACGCCGACGCGGTGGTCGCGGCCTTCCACAGCGCGCAGCCCGAAGTGGACTTCGCGACCGCGGCACGCTTCGGCGTCAACGGCTTCCCGACGCTGATCGCCGTCAAGGACGACAAGGCGTACGCGCTCGCCCGCGGTCATGCCTCCGCGGACGAGGTCGAGCAGCGGCTGGCGTCCCTGAGCTGA
- a CDS encoding diguanylate cyclase: MGLTVNEGAARSLRLHDESAPTRCGSCAQPVGAWATDRLTGLLGRWGWDDQAPALYRRAQRRWEQVALLMIDLDRFKKINDDYGHPAGDVVLSDVADVLTTHTRSADLVCRYGGDEFLVLLPRTTPGEAAVVAERILRGVKALHTDVTTNDGYGLTLRGQTASIGVSAHVPEPDDTLIDLVREADAALQRAKRGGRACVQVYDPSAFAERRADAASLSHLLALQDLMSSDLVPHVLVALADGPKAFEELVAAAGPNVHRTLECLQDNGFVVRRASRYELTAAAREWMTDVLPVVSAWSSRHLVH; encoded by the coding sequence ATGGGGCTGACTGTGAACGAAGGTGCTGCCCGTTCCCTTCGCCTGCACGACGAAAGCGCTCCCACCCGGTGTGGTTCCTGCGCGCAACCGGTCGGGGCGTGGGCGACCGACCGCCTCACCGGCCTGCTTGGCCGCTGGGGCTGGGACGACCAGGCGCCGGCGCTGTACCGCAGGGCACAACGCCGCTGGGAACAGGTCGCGCTGCTGATGATCGACCTCGACCGGTTCAAGAAGATCAACGACGACTACGGCCACCCGGCCGGAGACGTGGTGCTGAGCGACGTCGCCGACGTGCTGACGACGCACACCCGCTCGGCCGACCTCGTGTGCCGGTACGGCGGCGACGAGTTCCTCGTGCTGCTGCCGCGCACCACACCGGGTGAGGCCGCCGTGGTGGCGGAGCGGATCCTGCGCGGTGTCAAGGCGTTGCACACCGACGTGACCACGAACGACGGTTACGGCCTCACGCTGCGCGGCCAGACGGCGTCGATCGGCGTGTCCGCGCACGTGCCGGAGCCTGACGACACGTTGATCGACCTGGTCCGCGAGGCTGATGCCGCGTTGCAACGGGCCAAGCGCGGCGGCCGGGCCTGCGTGCAGGTGTACGACCCGAGCGCGTTCGCGGAACGGCGGGCCGACGCGGCGTCGTTGAGCCACCTGCTGGCGTTGCAGGACCTGATGAGCAGCGACCTGGTGCCGCACGTGCTCGTGGCGTTGGCGGACGGGCCGAAGGCCTTCGAGGAGCTGGTCGCGGCGGCGGGACCGAACGTGCACCGGACGTTGGAATGTCTGCAGGACAACGGGTTCGTCGTCCGCCGGGCCTCGCGGTACGAGCTGACCGCCGCCGCGCGCGAGTGGATGACCGACGTGCTTCCGGTCGTGTCGGCGTGGAGCAGCCGCCACCTAGTGCACTGA
- a CDS encoding TetR/AcrR family transcriptional regulator — MTRSYHSPRRARDAADTRRDILRAATELFSANGYARVTVADIAKRAGVAPQTVYSSAGGKSDVLQQIVAESVAESDSAATLAAIRETSSVAEAMTLLARGTRMGNEGGQQVVEVLHAAIPVHEDGARLWEQSTGPYRQALTEVAEHLRDKGLLGTDVERTADVLWFCFGFGAWRTLVRECGWSWDEAEAWLARQAIDMIGGNV; from the coding sequence ATGACGAGGTCGTACCACTCGCCGCGCCGGGCGCGGGATGCCGCCGACACCCGGCGGGACATCCTGCGCGCGGCGACGGAGTTGTTCTCCGCCAACGGGTACGCCCGCGTGACGGTGGCCGACATCGCCAAACGGGCCGGTGTCGCGCCGCAGACGGTGTACTCCAGTGCGGGCGGCAAGTCCGACGTGCTGCAGCAGATCGTCGCCGAGTCGGTCGCGGAGAGCGACTCGGCGGCCACGCTCGCCGCCATCCGGGAGACGAGCAGCGTGGCCGAGGCGATGACGTTGCTCGCGCGGGGCACCCGGATGGGCAACGAGGGCGGGCAGCAGGTCGTCGAGGTGCTCCACGCGGCGATACCGGTGCACGAGGACGGTGCGCGGCTGTGGGAGCAGAGCACCGGGCCGTACCGGCAGGCGTTGACCGAGGTCGCGGAACACCTGCGCGACAAGGGTCTGCTCGGCACGGACGTCGAGAGGACCGCGGACGTGCTGTGGTTCTGCTTCGGGTTCGGCGCCTGGCGGACGCTGGTCAGGGAGTGCGGCTGGAGCTGGGACGAGGCCGAGGCGTGGCTCGCCCGACAGGCGATCGACATGATCGGCGGGAATGTCTGA
- a CDS encoding very short patch repair endonuclease, which yields MPVVEPLETAPGVRARMSKQKSRDTQIEVELRRALFAAGLRYRVHRRPVKGVRREADIVFISAKVAVFVDGCFWHGCPEHATWPKNNAEFWRTKIETNRRRDLDTDEKLADAGWLAVRVWEHESAADAAARVHEVVLSRR from the coding sequence ATGCCTGTCGTGGAGCCGCTCGAGACCGCACCGGGCGTGCGGGCCCGGATGAGCAAGCAGAAGTCCCGCGACACGCAGATCGAGGTCGAGCTGCGCAGGGCACTGTTCGCCGCCGGCCTGCGCTACCGGGTCCACCGCAGGCCGGTGAAGGGCGTGCGGCGGGAGGCCGACATCGTCTTCATCTCGGCGAAGGTCGCGGTGTTCGTCGACGGCTGCTTCTGGCACGGCTGTCCCGAGCACGCGACCTGGCCCAAGAACAACGCCGAGTTCTGGCGGACGAAGATCGAGACCAACCGCCGGCGCGACCTGGACACCGACGAGAAGCTCGCCGACGCCGGCTGGCTGGCCGTGCGGGTGTGGGAGCACGAAAGCGCTGCCGACGCGGCCGCCCGCGTGCACGAGGTCGTGCTGAGCAGGCGGTGA